In the genome of Micromonospora sp. Llam0, the window ACGTGGACCTGCACCTCGGGATTCGGCAACGCGGTGCCGATGGTCTCCCGGAGCCTGTCGACGCCCTGCCCGGTACGGGCCGAGACGACGACGTGCCGGGGCTCGGCCTCCGCCAGCGCGGCCAGAGCCGCCGGGTTGGCCGCGTCGGCTTTGTTGACCACCACGAGCTCCGGCACGTCGCCCGCGTCGACGTCCCGGATGACCGCGCGGACTGCGGCGAGCTGCGCCAACGGCGCGGGGTGCGAGCCGTCCACGACGTGCAGCAGCAGGTCGGCCTCGGCCACCTCCTCCAGGGTGGAGCGGAACGCCTCCACCAAGTGGTGCGGCAGGTGGCGGACGAACCCGACGGTGTCGGTGATGGTGTACGCCCGCCCGGCCGGGGTGATGGCCCGGCGGACGGTCGGGTCGAGGGTGGCGAAGAGCGCGTTCTGCACCAGCACGCCGGCCCCGGTGAGCCGGTTGAGCAGCGAGGATTTCCCGGCGTTGGTGTAGCCGGCGATGGCGACCGACGGGATGCTGCTGCGCCGCCGCTCCTGGCGCTTGAGTTCCCGGCCGGTCCGCATCTCGGCGATCTCCCGGCGGAGCCGGGCCATCTTCTCGTGGATCCGCCGCCGGTCGGTCTCGATCTTGGTCTCACCCGGTCCCCTGGTGGCCATGCCACCGCCGCCACCACCGCCCATCTGCCGGGAGAGCGACTGACCCCAGCCGCGCAACCGGGGCAGCATGTACTGCATCTGGGCCAGGGCCACCTGCGCCTTGCCCTCGCGGGACGTGGCGTGCTGAGCGAAGACGTCGAGGATCAACGCGGTGCGATCCACCACCTTCGCGTCGACGACCTGCTCCAGGCGTACCAGCTGGGCGGGGCTGAGTTCACCGTCGCACACCACCGTGTCAGCGCCGGCCGCCCGGACGATGTCCCGTAGTTCCCGGGCCTTGCCGGACCCGAGGTAGGTTCCCGGGTCGGGCCGGCCGCGGCGCTGGATCACCCCGTCGAGCACCATCGCCCCCGCCGTCTCAGCCAGCGCCGCCAGCTCGGCCAGGGACCGTTCGGCCTCGTCGAGCGTGCCGGCGGTCCAGACCCCGACCAGCACCACCCGTTCCAGCC includes:
- the hflX gene encoding GTPase HflX — encoded protein: MDNADVRPGTEEVNGAQLDRDDRAALRRVVGLSTETTDVTEVEYRQVRLERVVLVGVWTAGTLDEAERSLAELAALAETAGAMVLDGVIQRRGRPDPGTYLGSGKARELRDIVRAAGADTVVCDGELSPAQLVRLEQVVDAKVVDRTALILDVFAQHATSREGKAQVALAQMQYMLPRLRGWGQSLSRQMGGGGGGGMATRGPGETKIETDRRRIHEKMARLRREIAEMRTGRELKRQERRRSSIPSVAIAGYTNAGKSSLLNRLTGAGVLVQNALFATLDPTVRRAITPAGRAYTITDTVGFVRHLPHHLVEAFRSTLEEVAEADLLLHVVDGSHPAPLAQLAAVRAVIRDVDAGDVPELVVVNKADAANPAALAALAEAEPRHVVVSARTGQGVDRLRETIGTALPNPEVQVHVLIPYTAGGLVARIHAYGEVLAEEHTADGTVLRARVAADLAADLDEYART